A region of Staphylococcus sp. IVB6181 DNA encodes the following proteins:
- the ltaA gene encoding lipoteichoic acid biosynthesis MFS flippase LtaA — MQSSSSSKSNNNYKRNFIIMLFILFFMEFARGMFVLGYLPFLPTVSSVAVGVTSAAVSIHYISDAATNFVVGFLLKRFGAKPVLTLGFLLAFGSLFLVIWFPYNPIVLILSAILLGVASSPIWVIMLSSVRDESRGKQMGHVYFSWLFGLLAGMIGMLLIVKVHPTHFTFLMALVVLFAWILYYFVKIRLTNYKTRRLKEQLAQIKRVAHSNGVLFPGIILQGASISALVPILPTYATKVVKVSMVEYTAALIIGGVGCAISMLFLSKIIDHHGRKFMYSAIFTGFILYTLAIFSLSIITQIYIVWGVALFIGLMYGFLLPAWNTFMSKFIKKDEQEETWGVFNSIQGVGAMIGPLIGGMLYQFTNNLNMTFYFSGGVFVFLAVFYGIYFLRISKREQT; from the coding sequence ATGCAAAGCTCTTCCTCAAGTAAATCCAACAATAACTATAAACGTAATTTCATAATTATGTTGTTTATCTTATTCTTTATGGAATTTGCACGCGGTATGTTTGTACTCGGCTACTTGCCTTTCTTGCCTACGGTATCCTCCGTAGCAGTCGGTGTAACGTCTGCGGCAGTTTCAATTCATTATATTTCTGATGCGGCAACGAACTTTGTTGTCGGTTTCTTATTGAAACGTTTTGGAGCGAAGCCGGTCTTAACACTCGGCTTCTTGCTTGCTTTCGGCAGTTTATTCTTAGTCATTTGGTTCCCATATAATCCTATCGTCTTGATTTTAAGTGCAATCTTATTAGGGGTTGCTTCAAGTCCGATTTGGGTCATTATGCTCTCTAGTGTCAGAGACGAATCACGCGGTAAACAAATGGGCCATGTCTATTTCTCATGGCTCTTTGGTTTACTTGCAGGGATGATCGGCATGCTGCTGATTGTGAAAGTCCATCCGACGCATTTCACATTCTTAATGGCACTTGTAGTGTTATTTGCATGGATACTTTACTACTTCGTAAAAATCCGTTTAACCAACTATAAAACACGCCGTCTAAAAGAACAGCTTGCACAAATTAAACGTGTAGCTCATTCCAACGGTGTACTCTTCCCGGGTATTATCTTGCAAGGTGCATCTATCAGTGCATTGGTCCCTATTTTGCCGACTTATGCAACAAAAGTAGTTAAAGTCAGCATGGTAGAATATACCGCTGCTTTAATTATCGGCGGTGTCGGTTGTGCCATTTCAATGCTGTTCTTATCTAAAATCATCGACCATCATGGCAGAAAATTCATGTACAGTGCAATCTTTACCGGCTTTATCCTGTACACACTTGCGATATTCAGCTTATCTATCATTACACAAATTTATATCGTATGGGGTGTAGCACTGTTCATCGGTTTAATGTATGGTTTCTTGCTGCCTGCTTGGAACACCTTTATGAGCAAGTTCATTAAGAAAGATGAACAAGAAGAAACATGGGGTGTTTTCAACAGCATCCAAGGTGTCGGTGCAATGATCGGACCATTAATCGGCGGTATGTTATACCAATTCACCAACAATTTGAATATGACTTTCTATTTCTCAGGCGGTGTCTTTGTTTTCCTAGCTGTATTCTACGGAATTTACTTCTTGCGAATTTCAAAACGAGAACAAACATAA
- a CDS encoding HEPN domain-containing protein, with protein sequence MHRRFTSKKGTTLVQRYKELLYRLDEPLQNYLRNCVNYHTSLNKDLKNYRNYHSHYFPSQQKPVYEQDTDDHIVEYVVQLLKAFILTHMGMPSNAIIQLLKATHL encoded by the coding sequence ATGCATCGCAGATTTACAAGTAAAAAGGGTACCACTTTAGTTCAAAGATACAAAGAGCTGCTTTATAGATTAGATGAACCCTTACAAAACTATTTAAGGAATTGCGTCAATTATCATACCTCATTAAATAAGGACCTAAAAAATTATAGAAACTATCACTCGCATTATTTTCCTAGTCAACAAAAGCCCGTCTATGAACAAGATACGGATGATCATATTGTTGAATACGTTGTACAATTATTGAAAGCATTCATTTTGACACACATGGGGATGCCATCGAATGCGATTATTCAACTGTTAAAAGCAACGCATTTATAA
- a CDS encoding helix-turn-helix transcriptional regulator — protein sequence MEVIKSSPNRTEEEQLDFYEQMFNALADKIRLKILHSIRQSDSKSLCVCDLEELLALKQSKLSYHLKKLVDANILIPEKHGTWNYYKINEQQIQVVLNEDTCCKIL from the coding sequence ATGGAAGTCATTAAGTCCAGTCCTAATAGAACTGAGGAAGAACAATTAGACTTTTATGAACAAATGTTTAATGCGCTCGCTGATAAAATCAGGCTTAAAATTCTACATTCAATACGCCAAAGCGATTCAAAATCTTTATGTGTTTGTGATTTAGAAGAATTATTAGCGTTAAAACAATCTAAACTTTCCTATCATTTAAAAAAATTAGTAGATGCAAATATTCTTATTCCTGAAAAACATGGCACATGGAATTATTATAAAATTAATGAGCAACAAATACAGGTGGTTTTAAATGAAGATACTTGCTGTAAGATACTTTAA
- a CDS encoding permease, translating to MVDSIMEFIKTFLMLFFELLLLFIVVSFIVSLIQQVVSEEKIKKLLSKPNKAVNYIFGMIIGAVTPFCSCSTIPILAGLLNSKVPFGPAMSFLIASPLMNPLKIFMLWALLGWKVAVVYFAVLAIFSILTGLVFSKINLAESYKGVNVKGDGFFANKSGSRFKQALNDAWAFLYPMLPYLLIGVFIGAFIYGFIPEEFITKYASGTGFISVFIASVIGVPMYIRPETMLPIAEALVSKGMSLGTVVALIIGGAGASIPEVVLLSKLFKKKFVISFVIAILVVAIATGLIVNMII from the coding sequence ATGGTAGATTCAATTATGGAATTCATAAAAACATTTCTGATGTTATTTTTTGAATTATTATTACTATTTATAGTAGTGAGTTTTATAGTAAGTCTGATTCAACAAGTTGTTTCAGAAGAAAAAATTAAAAAGCTTTTGAGCAAACCTAATAAAGCCGTCAATTATATATTTGGTATGATAATTGGTGCTGTTACACCATTTTGCTCTTGTTCAACTATTCCAATACTTGCAGGTCTATTAAATTCCAAAGTTCCTTTTGGTCCAGCAATGAGTTTCTTAATTGCTTCACCGTTAATGAATCCATTAAAGATATTTATGTTATGGGCATTATTAGGGTGGAAAGTAGCTGTTGTTTATTTTGCAGTACTAGCAATTTTCAGTATTTTAACAGGCTTAGTATTTTCAAAAATAAATTTAGCTGAAAGTTATAAAGGGGTCAATGTTAAAGGTGATGGATTTTTTGCTAATAAATCAGGATCTCGTTTTAAACAAGCATTAAACGATGCGTGGGCATTTTTATACCCAATGTTACCTTATCTACTTATTGGTGTATTTATTGGTGCCTTTATATACGGATTCATACCTGAAGAATTTATAACTAAGTATGCAAGTGGTACTGGTTTTATATCGGTCTTTATTGCTTCTGTTATAGGTGTCCCTATGTATATCAGACCAGAAACAATGTTACCTATAGCCGAAGCATTAGTATCAAAAGGTATGTCGCTAGGAACAGTAGTTGCATTAATAATTGGTGGTGCTGGCGCGAGTATTCCAGAGGTCGTATTGCTATCTAAGTTATTCAAGAAAAAATTTGTAATATCATTCGTTATCGCAATTTTAGTTGTAGCCATTGCTACAGGACTAATTGTTAATATGATTATTTAA
- a CDS encoding methyltransferase domain-containing protein — MNQETSVISRYGNAAKNHEENLCCPVEYDTKYLKIIPDEIIEKDYGCGDPLGKIKEGDTVLDLGSGGGKVPYIVSQIVGETGEVIGVDMNDDMLHLAKKYQNQMIERIGYDNVSFYKGKIQNLKLNLEVLDSYLQEHPASDLDTYQSINQYIAYLENEMTMIKDNSIDVVISNCVLNLVSTEEKESLFKEIYRVLKDGGKAVISDIVSNMEVPEKLRQDKDLWSGCYSGAIEEKSFVEAFENVGFYGVEIDKRESTWTTIEDIDFRSMTVIANKGKEGPCIDKGQSVIYKGPFKHIEDDDNHIFERGERTFVCEKTFNILQQNPYKDVFEFINENEEAIDIEECCDTSCGC; from the coding sequence ATGAATCAAGAAACGTCAGTAATTAGCAGATATGGAAATGCTGCAAAAAATCATGAAGAAAACCTATGTTGTCCAGTAGAGTATGATACAAAATATTTGAAAATAATACCAGATGAAATCATAGAAAAAGATTATGGTTGTGGTGATCCCTTAGGCAAGATTAAAGAAGGTGATACTGTTTTAGATTTGGGATCTGGCGGAGGAAAAGTTCCTTATATAGTTTCTCAAATTGTTGGTGAAACAGGTGAAGTTATTGGAGTAGATATGAATGATGATATGTTACACCTTGCTAAAAAATATCAGAATCAAATGATTGAAAGAATAGGTTACGACAATGTTAGTTTTTATAAAGGTAAGATACAAAATTTAAAATTAAACTTAGAAGTACTAGATAGTTATTTACAAGAACACCCTGCTAGCGATTTAGATACTTATCAATCTATCAATCAATATATTGCTTACTTAGAAAATGAAATGACTATGATAAAAGATAATAGCATAGATGTGGTTATATCTAATTGTGTTCTAAACTTAGTTTCAACAGAAGAAAAAGAGTCTCTTTTCAAAGAAATTTATCGTGTTTTAAAAGATGGTGGTAAGGCTGTTATTTCAGATATCGTTTCTAATATGGAAGTGCCAGAGAAATTGAGGCAAGATAAAGACTTGTGGAGTGGTTGTTATTCAGGTGCTATTGAAGAAAAGTCTTTTGTTGAAGCTTTCGAAAATGTTGGCTTTTATGGTGTGGAAATAGATAAACGTGAAAGTACATGGACTACTATAGAAGATATTGATTTTAGAAGTATGACGGTTATAGCTAATAAAGGTAAAGAAGGTCCTTGTATTGATAAAGGACAATCAGTAATATATAAAGGGCCATTTAAACATATTGAAGATGATGATAATCATATATTTGAGCGTGGAGAAAGAACTTTTGTATGTGAAAAAACATTTAATATATTACAACAAAATCCATATAAAGATGTGTTTGAATTTATCAATGAAAATGAAGAAGCTATTGATATAGAAGAATGCTGTGACACATCATGTGGTTGCTAA
- a CDS encoding transposase family protein, translating into MAFGAPDTERTALVLRQAIWKKGNSKWPICGIPEKFYTDHGKDYTSEHMRQVSANLKIELIYSKIGIPNGRGKIKRFFKQLI; encoded by the coding sequence ATAGCGTTTGGAGCACCAGACACCGAAAGAACAGCACTTGTTCTAAGACAAGCAATATGGAAAAAAGGAAATTCAAAATGGCCAATTTGTGGCATACCAGAAAAATTCTATACTGATCATGGCAAAGACTATACCTCAGAACATATGCGACAAGTATCAGCTAACCTTAAAATAGAACTGATATATTCCAAAATAGGTATACCAAATGGCAGAGGAAAAATAAAACGTTTTTTCAAACAGTTAATTTAA